From the genome of Rhizobium leguminosarum, one region includes:
- a CDS encoding SMP-30/gluconolactonase/LRE family protein, with protein MAEASIYEIHDPRFRQMIVTSAGLDELYSGCRWAEGPVWFNDANQLLWSDIPNQRMLRWTPESGVSVYRQPSNFTNGHTRDRQGRLISCEHGTRRVTRTEIDGSITVLADRFEGARLNSPNDVVVKSDGTIWFTDPTYGIMSDYEGFRAEPVQPTRNVYRLDPATGEIAAVVTDFIQPNGLAFSPDETILYVADSAASHDESLPRHIRAFDVVNGSSLANGRVFCLIDNGIPDGIRTDVNGNLWSSAGDGVHCFDRAGKLIGKIRVPQTVANLTFGGPQRNRLFIAATRSVYSVYVAVSGAQVP; from the coding sequence ATGGCCGAGGCCAGTATCTACGAAATCCACGACCCGCGCTTCCGGCAGATGATCGTAACGAGCGCCGGTCTCGACGAGCTCTATTCCGGCTGCCGCTGGGCGGAAGGTCCCGTCTGGTTCAACGATGCGAACCAACTGCTCTGGAGCGACATTCCCAACCAGCGCATGCTGCGATGGACGCCCGAAAGCGGCGTCTCCGTCTATCGCCAGCCGTCCAACTTCACCAACGGCCATACGCGCGACCGGCAGGGACGGTTGATCTCCTGCGAACATGGGACGCGCCGCGTCACACGCACCGAAATCGACGGCTCGATCACCGTGCTCGCCGACCGTTTCGAGGGCGCAAGACTCAATTCGCCGAACGATGTGGTGGTGAAATCAGACGGCACGATCTGGTTCACCGACCCCACCTACGGCATCATGTCGGACTACGAAGGCTTTCGCGCCGAGCCGGTGCAACCGACGCGCAACGTCTACCGGCTCGATCCGGCGACCGGCGAAATTGCGGCTGTCGTCACGGATTTCATCCAGCCGAACGGCCTTGCCTTCTCGCCCGACGAGACAATCCTCTATGTGGCGGATTCGGCCGCCAGCCACGACGAAAGCCTGCCGCGCCACATCCGCGCTTTCGACGTGGTCAACGGCAGCAGCCTGGCAAACGGCCGCGTCTTCTGCCTCATCGACAACGGCATCCCGGACGGTATCCGCACCGACGTGAACGGAAACCTCTGGTCGAGCGCGGGCGATGGCGTGCATTGCTTCGACCGGGCGGGCAAACTGATCGGCAAAATCCGCGTACCGCAAACCGTCGCCAACCTTACCTTTGGCGGCCCCCAACGCAACCGGCTGTTCATCGCGGCGACGCGGTCGGTTTATTCGGTCTATGTTGCAGTGAGTGGGGCTCAGGTGCCGTAA
- a CDS encoding MFS transporter: protein MSNPYKQIFAASGAKGFSAAGFFARLPIAMAPIGIVAMLSQAHGEYWLAGAVSATYALTNAVISPQISRAVDRLGQTAVVVPTTIVSVLAFIALITATNQNWPVWTLFASAFLAAAMPSIPALMRARWTELFRNRPELNTAFAFESAADELVYIAGASLSVGLAVALFPEAGMMVSTAFLALGTAAFIVQRGTEPKVRHVAGAASVGSAIRQRPVQIITLALIFVGAIFATAEVSVVAITKELGQPNAASLVIGVYALGSFLVGLTLGALNLRIPLHRQLLIAVAILALTSLPLLVAGSSVTLLAIAVFVSGIAISPTFITAFGLIERRVPESVLTEGVTWVMTGIGIGMALGAFVTGWVVDSYGPQSGFWVSAAAGTATVLIIALGQRTLSGECTGGEDCAILEPAQ from the coding sequence ATGTCAAATCCGTATAAACAAATATTCGCGGCATCTGGGGCCAAGGGCTTCTCCGCAGCCGGCTTTTTCGCACGGCTTCCCATCGCCATGGCGCCGATCGGCATCGTTGCCATGCTCTCCCAGGCACACGGCGAATATTGGCTGGCAGGCGCCGTGTCGGCGACCTATGCGCTCACCAATGCGGTGATCTCGCCGCAGATCTCGCGAGCGGTCGACCGACTGGGCCAGACGGCAGTCGTCGTTCCCACAACCATCGTATCCGTGCTGGCGTTTATCGCGCTGATCACCGCGACCAACCAGAACTGGCCGGTATGGACGCTGTTCGCCTCAGCCTTCCTCGCGGCAGCCATGCCGAGCATTCCGGCGCTGATGCGGGCGCGCTGGACGGAACTCTTTCGCAACCGGCCCGAGCTCAACACCGCCTTCGCGTTCGAAAGTGCCGCGGACGAACTGGTCTATATCGCCGGCGCCTCGCTGTCGGTCGGGCTGGCCGTGGCCCTGTTCCCGGAAGCCGGCATGATGGTGAGCACAGCTTTTCTGGCGCTCGGGACGGCCGCCTTCATCGTGCAGCGCGGCACCGAGCCGAAGGTGCGTCATGTCGCCGGCGCGGCTTCGGTTGGCTCCGCGATCCGCCAGCGTCCGGTGCAGATCATCACGCTCGCGCTGATCTTCGTCGGCGCGATCTTCGCAACCGCTGAAGTGAGTGTTGTCGCCATCACCAAGGAGCTTGGTCAGCCGAATGCGGCAAGCCTAGTGATCGGTGTCTATGCCCTCGGTTCCTTCCTAGTGGGTTTGACCCTCGGCGCGCTTAATCTGCGTATCCCCTTGCACCGTCAGTTGCTGATCGCCGTTGCGATCCTCGCACTGACCTCGCTGCCGCTGCTCGTCGCCGGCAGTTCGGTAACCCTGCTTGCTATCGCCGTCTTCGTCAGCGGCATCGCGATCTCGCCGACCTTTATAACGGCCTTCGGACTGATTGAACGTCGCGTGCCGGAATCGGTGCTGACGGAAGGTGTCACCTGGGTGATGACCGGCATCGGCATCGGTATGGCGCTTGGCGCCTTCGTCACGGGCTGGGTCGTCGACAGCTACGGTCCCCAGAGCGGATTCTGGGTGTCCGCGGCGGCCGGGACCGCGACCGTCCTTATCATTGCCCTCGGTCAGCGCACTCTCTCGGGAGAGTGCACCGGCGGGGAGGATTGCGCGATTCTGGAGCCGGCGCAGTAG
- a CDS encoding nucleotidyltransferase family protein, producing the protein MRKASVAIVILAAGKASRMGEGGKHKLLAEFDGVPLVRRSALTALAADAASVIVVTGHRRSEIEAALDGLALTFIDNPDYASGMASSLIAGFSSRDADSAEGILVMLADMPGITTTHLDALISAFRNSGGEAVVRAVSRGKPGNPVILPRSLNQAVLRLQGDVGARGIIATSGMPVLDVDVGDAALLDVDTPDEVLAAGGVMN; encoded by the coding sequence ATGCGTAAGGCGTCAGTCGCGATCGTCATTCTCGCTGCCGGCAAGGCAAGCCGGATGGGTGAGGGCGGCAAGCACAAGCTGTTGGCCGAATTCGACGGCGTGCCGCTCGTGCGGCGATCAGCATTGACTGCGCTCGCTGCGGATGCCGCGTCCGTTATTGTCGTCACGGGCCATCGCAGGAGCGAGATCGAGGCCGCGCTCGATGGGCTCGCTCTGACTTTCATCGATAATCCCGATTACGCCAGCGGCATGGCGAGCTCGCTCATAGCAGGATTCTCATCGAGGGACGCTGACAGCGCCGAAGGCATTCTCGTCATGCTCGCCGATATGCCCGGCATTACCACGACGCATCTCGATGCCCTGATTTCCGCCTTTCGCAACTCGGGCGGCGAGGCTGTGGTGCGCGCCGTCTCGCGGGGTAAGCCCGGCAATCCCGTCATTCTGCCACGTTCTCTCAATCAGGCAGTCCTCCGACTTCAAGGTGATGTCGGCGCGCGCGGTATCATCGCCACATCAGGCATGCCCGTTCTCGATGTCGATGTTGGCGACGCGGCCTTGCTCGACGTCGACACGCCGGACGAGGTATTGGCTGCCGGTGGCGTAATGAACTGA
- a CDS encoding XdhC family protein codes for MDQTLAPITAPIPVRASSTDDPAELLRFAIDAQGLGATALATLVDIRGGAARALGAHMAVAADGRFCGYVSGGCVEAAVASEALLAMAQGRDRTVKFGDGSPFFDIVLPCGGGITVAIHVLKDVGALRHVLDRLERRQAARLAYSPERQTLEPVDPLPRACWLEREFVTVYRPRTRVVLSGQTIEAQAVARLAEASGYDVIVREQGEGGRVAAEIIDPFTAVVLLHHDLDAEAAILETALHSPAFYIGALGSARTHHRRVERLTAMGFRRDDIGRIKAPIGMFGPTRDATSLALSVLADVAAARLVAYA; via the coding sequence ATGGATCAGACGCTCGCGCCCATCACGGCGCCAATTCCCGTCAGGGCATCGTCCACCGACGATCCTGCGGAACTGCTTCGCTTCGCAATAGACGCCCAGGGTCTTGGCGCGACGGCACTTGCCACCCTTGTCGACATCCGCGGCGGCGCTGCGCGGGCGCTCGGCGCTCATATGGCGGTTGCCGCGGACGGGCGGTTCTGCGGCTATGTCTCCGGCGGATGCGTCGAAGCCGCCGTCGCTTCCGAAGCGCTTCTGGCCATGGCGCAAGGGCGCGACCGCACGGTCAAGTTCGGCGATGGCTCTCCCTTCTTCGACATTGTCCTTCCCTGCGGCGGCGGGATCACCGTTGCAATCCATGTCCTCAAAGATGTCGGCGCTTTGCGGCATGTTCTGGATCGTCTCGAACGGAGGCAGGCAGCCCGCCTTGCATATTCGCCAGAGCGGCAGACCCTCGAACCGGTAGACCCACTGCCACGGGCATGCTGGCTCGAGCGGGAGTTCGTGACCGTCTACCGTCCCCGCACCCGCGTCGTCCTTTCCGGGCAGACGATCGAAGCGCAGGCCGTTGCACGACTGGCCGAGGCTTCCGGCTACGACGTGATCGTCAGGGAACAGGGCGAGGGGGGCAGGGTCGCAGCCGAGATCATCGACCCCTTCACGGCCGTTGTGCTCCTGCATCATGACCTCGACGCCGAAGCCGCCATTCTCGAGACTGCGCTTCACTCGCCTGCCTTTTACATCGGCGCACTCGGCAGCGCGCGGACGCATCATCGGCGTGTCGAGCGATTGACAGCCATGGGGTTCAGACGCGACGACATCGGTCGTATCAAGGCGCCCATCGGGATGTTCGGCCCGACGCGAGATGCAACCTCGCTCGCCCTGTCGGTTCTGGCGGATGTCGCCGCGGCAAGACTGGTGGCTTATGCGTAA
- a CDS encoding isochorismatase family protein, translated as MSQQETYKTAGFGQPVPRGIRPGIVVVDFTYGFTDTTYPTAADMTTAIAATRQLTDIARVKGMPVIYTTIAYHPGELNKLPWLRKATGMTALIEGSRLVEIDAATGIQPGDPVITKKGASAFHGTSLAALLTGAGVDTLVVAGATTSGCVRATVVDAVQSGFNVLVPADCCADRAQAPHEANLYDMHQKYADVTDADDIERWLISLSDHG; from the coding sequence ATGTCGCAGCAGGAAACCTACAAGACCGCGGGGTTCGGGCAGCCCGTCCCGCGGGGCATTCGCCCGGGAATCGTCGTCGTTGATTTCACCTACGGGTTCACCGACACGACCTATCCGACGGCTGCCGACATGACGACGGCTATTGCTGCCACACGGCAGCTCACCGATATTGCCCGCGTCAAGGGGATGCCGGTGATCTATACGACCATCGCCTATCATCCGGGTGAACTGAACAAACTGCCCTGGTTGCGCAAGGCAACCGGCATGACGGCGCTGATCGAGGGCAGCCGGCTTGTGGAGATCGATGCGGCCACCGGTATCCAGCCCGGCGACCCTGTGATCACCAAGAAGGGCGCATCCGCATTCCATGGGACGTCTCTTGCCGCGCTTCTCACCGGTGCCGGCGTCGACACGCTGGTTGTCGCCGGTGCGACGACCTCAGGCTGCGTCCGGGCAACCGTCGTCGATGCCGTGCAGTCAGGCTTCAACGTGTTGGTCCCGGCCGATTGCTGCGCTGATCGGGCCCAGGCGCCGCATGAGGCCAATCTTTACGACATGCATCAGAAGTACGCAGACGTGACGGATGCTGACGATATAGAGCGTTGGTTGATCTCTCTCTCCGATCACGGATGA
- a CDS encoding alpha/beta fold hydrolase, with the protein MAKGYHVHANGIRQHLLHFPGHGPTMLLVPGITSPAITWGFVAERLAEAFDVHVLDVRGRGLSEAGNLDYSLDAMAADVVALATTAGISRPVVLGHSMGARTAIRAARQAPDAFSGLILVDPPVSGPGRRAYPSAWSWYEDSIRMAQKGCSGQDMRSFCPSWTDGQNALRAEWLHTCQLDAIRTAYDGFHIDDIHADLPEITAPARLVVAGGATVIGAADIDEIRQLKPGIDVRIVEKAGHMIPWDDLEGFLSATLDFQPIRATN; encoded by the coding sequence ATGGCAAAGGGATATCATGTTCATGCAAATGGAATCCGCCAACATCTCCTGCATTTCCCGGGGCACGGGCCGACAATGTTGCTGGTTCCCGGCATTACTTCGCCTGCCATCACCTGGGGTTTTGTGGCCGAGAGATTGGCCGAGGCCTTCGATGTGCATGTACTCGACGTGCGCGGTCGCGGACTGAGTGAGGCGGGCAACCTTGATTATTCGCTGGATGCCATGGCAGCGGACGTCGTGGCATTGGCGACGACGGCAGGGATCAGCCGTCCGGTTGTGCTTGGCCACTCAATGGGTGCGCGCACGGCTATCCGTGCGGCCCGCCAGGCTCCCGATGCATTTTCGGGCTTGATACTCGTCGATCCTCCGGTTTCAGGCCCGGGACGGCGTGCCTATCCCTCAGCCTGGAGCTGGTACGAGGACTCCATCCGGATGGCGCAGAAGGGCTGTTCGGGACAAGACATGCGCAGTTTTTGTCCGAGTTGGACAGATGGGCAGAATGCCCTGCGAGCCGAGTGGCTGCACACTTGCCAGCTCGATGCGATCCGCACCGCCTATGACGGTTTCCACATCGACGACATCCATGCCGACCTTCCCGAGATCACCGCGCCGGCCCGACTGGTCGTTGCCGGTGGCGCGACCGTGATCGGCGCGGCCGACATCGACGAAATCCGGCAACTGAAGCCCGGCATCGACGTGCGCATCGTCGAAAAGGCCGGCCACATGATCCCCTGGGACGACCTCGAGGGGTTCCTCTCCGCCACCCTCGACTTCCAGCCCATCCGCGCGACGAATTGA
- a CDS encoding Asp/Glu racemase, translating into METEIPALLRAREMIAPERFTFHSSRMRMKHVTKEELAAMDADSDRCALELSDARVDVMGYACLVAIMAMGLGYHRQSQARLHGITVANGNPAPVVTSAGALVDGLKAIGAKRIALVAPYMKPLTELVVSYIRNEGIEVSDWRALEIPDNLAVAAHDPMNLPEIVKGMKTNDVDVVVLSACVQMPSLPAVSMVEAMTGKPVLTAAIATTWQMLQALDLNRWVPGGGTLLSGAY; encoded by the coding sequence ATGGAGACGGAAATCCCGGCGCTGCTGCGTGCACGCGAGATGATCGCGCCCGAACGCTTCACCTTTCATTCCTCGCGCATGCGGATGAAGCACGTGACGAAGGAGGAGCTGGCGGCCATGGATGCAGACAGCGACCGCTGCGCGCTAGAACTTTCCGATGCCCGGGTCGATGTGATGGGTTATGCCTGTCTGGTGGCAATCATGGCGATGGGGCTCGGATATCATCGCCAAAGCCAGGCGCGCCTGCATGGCATCACGGTCGCGAACGGCAATCCGGCGCCGGTGGTGACGTCTGCCGGAGCGCTCGTAGACGGCCTCAAGGCTATCGGCGCCAAGCGCATCGCGCTGGTGGCGCCTTACATGAAGCCGCTCACGGAGTTGGTCGTTTCCTACATTCGCAACGAAGGGATCGAAGTCTCGGACTGGCGCGCGCTGGAAATCCCGGACAACTTGGCTGTGGCCGCCCATGACCCGATGAACCTGCCGGAAATCGTCAAGGGCATGAAAACCAACGACGTGGATGTCGTGGTGCTTTCGGCTTGCGTCCAGATGCCGTCACTGCCGGCCGTTTCCATGGTCGAGGCGATGACGGGCAAGCCGGTTCTGACGGCCGCCATTGCCACCACCTGGCAGATGCTGCAGGCCCTTGATCTAAATAGGTGGGTACCGGGCGGCGGCACACTGCTGTCCGGCGCCTATTGA
- a CDS encoding TetR/AcrR family transcriptional regulator — protein sequence MAEQKLQTKNRSPGRPPRTDSFGKASDLRDSILDHAELAFAEAGFEGANLREIASLAGVNQALIRYYFGSKADLFDECFRRRGGVLAGHRHVNLDRLLEISENPSVEDLVFAYLKPQWDMKYSSPNGAAFVAMQARLHAEPEEHALRLRREVYDASVKRYISALSQVLPQVPKDIISVRMAFLVGAYLFMLNDLGRISDLTEGHLISFGKDEMLDQLVRFLAAGLRAPV from the coding sequence GTGGCCGAGCAAAAGCTCCAAACAAAAAACCGCAGTCCGGGGCGACCTCCGAGAACCGATAGCTTTGGGAAGGCCTCGGACTTGCGCGACAGTATTTTGGATCATGCCGAATTGGCGTTCGCGGAAGCAGGCTTCGAAGGTGCCAATCTGCGGGAAATTGCCTCTCTTGCGGGGGTCAATCAGGCGCTGATCCGGTATTATTTCGGCTCGAAGGCCGACCTCTTCGATGAATGCTTCAGGCGGCGCGGCGGAGTTTTGGCGGGACATAGACACGTCAACCTGGATCGGCTTTTAGAGATCAGCGAAAACCCATCGGTCGAGGATCTTGTTTTTGCCTACCTCAAACCACAGTGGGACATGAAGTATTCGAGCCCCAATGGCGCAGCCTTCGTCGCGATGCAGGCGCGGCTGCATGCTGAGCCTGAGGAGCATGCGCTACGTCTTCGAAGGGAAGTCTACGACGCTTCGGTCAAGCGCTATATATCGGCGCTTTCACAGGTGCTGCCGCAGGTTCCCAAGGACATCATCAGCGTGCGTATGGCCTTTCTTGTCGGCGCATATCTTTTCATGCTCAACGACTTGGGGCGCATCAGCGATCTCACCGAAGGTCACCTGATATCCTTCGGCAAGGACGAAATGCTCGACCAGCTCGTCCGCTTCCTCGCAGCGGGACTGCGCGCACCCGTCTAG
- a CDS encoding MarR family winged helix-turn-helix transcriptional regulator: MTDPNESYVLDEQVGFLLRLAYQRHMALFMERMTGGLTPTQFSTLYRLREASEPLSQNALGRLVGMDGATTKGVVSRLLARDLIHVEKDGEDRRRYTLFITDTGCRLLDAVLPDVKGSSETTLAPLAPSEREQLLQLLKRLI, encoded by the coding sequence ATGACCGACCCGAACGAAAGTTACGTCCTTGACGAGCAGGTCGGCTTCTTGCTGCGTCTCGCCTATCAGAGGCATATGGCCCTCTTCATGGAACGTATGACGGGCGGATTGACGCCGACGCAATTCTCCACACTCTACCGGCTGCGTGAGGCGTCGGAGCCGCTTTCGCAAAACGCTCTCGGCCGTCTTGTCGGGATGGATGGCGCCACCACCAAGGGCGTCGTGTCGCGCCTGCTGGCGAGAGATCTGATCCATGTGGAGAAGGACGGCGAAGATCGAAGACGCTACACGCTCTTCATCACCGACACCGGCTGCCGGCTGCTCGATGCAGTGCTGCCGGACGTGAAAGGCAGCAGCGAGACTACGCTTGCCCCTTTAGCGCCTTCGGAAAGGGAGCAACTTCTGCAGTTGCTGAAACGTCTGATATAA
- a CDS encoding (2Fe-2S)-binding protein: protein MTNTLELTVNGTVRLLQHPGERTLLDVLRDELGLKGAKYGCGKAQCGACTVLIDGSPARACMLRAKRAVGHDVTTLEGLADPVTGALSLVQRAFLECEGAQCGYCLNGMVMTAAALLRNNPSPTREDIRAALRHNLCRCGTHLEIIASVERAAELMRGAQHD from the coding sequence ATGACGAATACGCTCGAACTGACGGTGAATGGGACAGTGCGCCTCCTTCAGCATCCCGGGGAACGAACACTTCTCGACGTCTTGAGAGATGAACTCGGTCTCAAGGGGGCAAAGTATGGCTGCGGCAAGGCGCAATGCGGCGCCTGCACCGTGCTCATCGACGGTTCGCCGGCACGGGCATGCATGCTGCGTGCAAAACGTGCCGTTGGACATGACGTTACCACGCTCGAAGGCCTAGCCGATCCTGTGACCGGAGCTCTTTCTTTGGTCCAGAGGGCCTTTCTCGAGTGCGAAGGCGCGCAATGCGGATACTGCCTGAACGGAATGGTCATGACCGCTGCCGCGCTCCTGCGAAATAACCCGTCACCGACGCGAGAAGACATTCGCGCGGCTCTGCGCCACAATCTTTGTCGTTGCGGAACGCATCTGGAGATCATCGCTTCCGTCGAACGCGCGGCCGAGCTGATGCGTGGAGCCCAGCATGACTGA